A region of the bacterium genome:
GGCGGAATCGGAGCCGGAATCTGGACGAATTTCGCCATCAGCGCCGTCTCGGCCTTCGTCATTTCACCGGTTCGACCCCAGCCGGGCATGCCGGCCTCGGTCCCGTCGAAGATCACTTCCTCGAGCTCGGGGAGGGTCTTCTTCAACATCTTCTCGTCGCTGATGTTGGGGCCCGTCGCTCCCTTGCGGAGGGCGCCGTGACATCCCGAGCATCGGTCGAAATAGATGAATTCGGCCTTGTCGAAGTCCTCTTCGCTCAGCTTCGGTGCGGCTTCGGCGCTTACGACCTGTGCGGCCAATGGCACCCATGCCATCAGGACAAGGCAGCTCAACGCGTTCAACCACCAGTTGGAATGAATTCGGCTCATGATCTGGGTCTCCCTGGTTCGATGGGCTGGATCGGTGCAACTCCTATGCCCGCATGCTCCTCCGCTCGCTGGTCGGGAGGGCCAATCCAGAAAGCCCAGCTTTGATGGGCATTCAGGCCATCAAGGAGATGGAAATGGGCCCCGGGGAGGGCCCGGCCAGTTGCCTCCGGGCGAGGAAGAACGACCCGGAATAACCGGTAGTGGGTCGAAATGCAGCAGTCAGCCACTTCGCGCGGCCGATCGAGGCCAGCTCGGGCTGGCATTGCGTTTGCGTCTGGACCCAGGTGGGCCTTCGAAGTGGGCTCCGCTTTCAGTGGGGGTTTTGGGCACCATGGTTTCAGTCGAAGCACATCAGAAGAGGCTCGAGGAGCGACGCCGGAAGATCGGTCGCCGGGTCGGGCGGATCACCGATGATCTGCGCCGCACCCCGGATCCGGATTCAGAGGAACGGGCCACGGAGGCGGAGAACGACGAAGTCCTGGAGGGCCTCGACGCCGCGGGCCGGCAGGAGTTCGATGCCATCGAAGCGGCACTCTTGCGAATCGCTGCCGGTACCTTTGGCACCTGCGCCCAATGCGGCGGTGCGATCGACGAGCGCCGTCTCGAAGTGATTC
Encoded here:
- a CDS encoding TraR/DksA family transcriptional regulator, giving the protein MVSVEAHQKRLEERRRKIGRRVGRITDDLRRTPDPDSEERATEAENDEVLEGLDAAGRQEFDAIEAALLRIAAGTFGTCAQCGGAIDERRLEVIPHTPTCVDCAS